The genomic DNA GCGGTGGTGTCGTTCGTGCGCGGCAATCAGACCGGTGCCTCGGTGCAGATCGACCACATCGTGCCGCTGGCGTTGGCCTGGGACCTGGGCGCGCGGGACTGGCCCGACGATCTGCGGCTACGGTTCGCCAACGACCCGGCCAACCTGCTGGCGGTCGCCGGTAAGCCCAATCAGGACAAGAGCGATCAGGAGCCTGCGAGCTGGATGCCGCCCAACCGGGCGTTCCGGTGCCAGTACGCGGTGCAGTTCGTCGCGGTGCTGCGGGGCTATGCGCTTCCGGTCGACGCGTCCTCGGCACCGGTGCTGCGTGAAGCCGCCGGCACCTGCCCGACGGGTTGAGTCACCCTCGCCGAGGTTCAGGATCCCGTGTAGGTCGCCGGGTCGGGTCGGAACCGGGTGCCATTATCGAGACTGTCGAGAGCCGCGATCTCGTCGGTGGTCAGCTCGAAGCCGAACACGTCGAGATTGGAGGCGATGCGTTCCGGGTTGGTCGACCGGTAGATCACGGTGTTGCCCAACTGGATGCTCCAGCGGATCAAGACCTGCGCCGGGGTCTTGCCGTGGGCCTCGGCGATGGCCGTGACGGCCGCGTTGTCGAGCAGGTTGCCGACGCCGAGCGGGCTGTAGGCCTGCGTGACGACGTTGTACTGGGCGTTGGCGGCGCGCCAGGCACTCTGATTGAGCAAGGGGTGCAGCTCGATCTGGTTGACCGCAGGAGCGACGAACGTCAGGTCGACGATCGTGGACAGGTTCTCGGGGCTGAAGTTGGATACGCCGGTGGAGCGGGCCATGCCCGCCTGCTTGAGCGCCATCAGTCCACCCCAGCTGTCGACGTACTTGCCGATGTCGTTGCCGGGCCAATGAATCAGGTACAGGTCCACATAGTCGAGGCCGAGCCGCTCCAGGCTGGCCCGCCCGGCATCCTGGGATGACGTGAACCCCTGATCAGCGATGTCCAGTTTCGTGGTGACCGAGATTTCCTCGCGCGGGATGCCCGATGCCGCGATGGCACGGCCGACGCCGGCCTCGTTGCCATAGGCGGCCGCAGTGTCGA from Mycobacterium sp. DL440 includes the following:
- a CDS encoding aldo/keto reductase, coding for MTSSDGAAIPTVTLNDDRTIPVVGLGVGGLSDSEAERVVSAALEAGHRLIDTAAAYGNEAGVGRAIAASGIPREEISVTTKLDIADQGFTSSQDAGRASLERLGLDYVDLYLIHWPGNDIGKYVDSWGGLMALKQAGMARSTGVSNFSPENLSTIVDLTFVAPAVNQIELHPLLNQSAWRAANAQYNVVTQAYSPLGVGNLLDNAAVTAIAEAHGKTPAQVLIRWSIQLGNTVIYRSTNPERIASNLDVFGFELTTDEIAALDSLDNGTRFRPDPATYTGS